The region GTTCTTTCCTTGTGTGCCTGTTCCTCCTCCGACGACGGCAAAGAGCCAGCCAACACCGGCGGCGCGGCGGGCTCGAGCACCGGCGGCGCGGCGGGCTCGAGCACCGGCGGCGCGGCGGGCTCCGGCAGCGGCGGCGCGGCGGGCTCCGGCAGCGGCGGCGGCGCGGCGGGCTCCGGCAGCGGCGGCGCGGCGGGCTCCGGCAGCGGCGGCGCGGCGGGCGGCAGCGGCGGCGCGGCGCAGCAGCGGCGGCGCGGCGGGCAGCAGCGGGAGCTGCGCTCCGAGCAACTGGCCCACGTCGAGCACCGTCGGCATCCCGTCGACAACGCCGGCACTGAAGGTCATCGCCAACAGCCTGCACACCAAGGCGGACGGCGAGGTCTACGACGCCGTCGACCTCCAGGCGCGCCTCTACGTCGACCACAAGAACGTCACCATCAAACGCTCGCGCCTCCAGGGCGATCAGTACTACGCCGTGTACACCACCATCGCCGACTCGCACCTGACCATCGAAGACTCGGAGATCGTAGGCGGCGTGCTGCCCACGAACTACTTCACCGCACGTCGAAATCACATCCACGCGCCCGCGGGCGGATCGAAGAACGATGGCTTCGCCTTCGCGGCCTCGAACGTGCTGATAGAAGACAATCTGATCGACGGGCTCAGCGGCTCTTCCGGCGCACACTTGGACGGCATCCAGACGATGGCGGGCTCCAACATCGTACTGCGGCACAACTGGATCGAAGCCGTTTCGCCGCCCATCAGCGGCGGCGGTGTGAACGCCGCCATCTTCTTCTCCCCGAACAAGGGCCCCATCTCCGACGTGACCGTCGAGTGCAACATGCTGATCGAAAAGGACGGCTACTATCCGCTGCGCATCTACAGCGTGGATGGCAGCGTGGTGGTGCGACACAACCGTTGGCAGAAGGGCTTCCTCGGCACCGCCCCCGTCGGGCTCAAAGGTCAAACGTCCATCTCCGAGTGGACCGACAACGCCTACGACGACGGTACGCCGATAGCCTCCCCCTGATGTCGGTCCGCCGCGGAACCACGCGAAACGCCGGCACCGCGCCGCCCCGACAAACCCAAGCAAAAAGCCCCCACTGCACGTGGCAGCGGGGGCTTCTGCTCGATGACAGGCGCTCTACTTGTCGACCCAGTAGCTCACCACCTCGAACTGCGGCTGATCCTTCTTGCCGTAGTTGTAGACGTAGGTGAAGAGCCCGGCGCTGTACACGTGATCGGGAAACGTCGATTCGCCAATGCTACCGATGGTGCCGCGGTACACCGTGGAGGTAGAGCTGCCCCAGGACAGCATCGCGCCCAGGCTGCCGCCCAAGCTGCCACCCACGGCGCCCTTCACGCCCGCGCCGCCGCCGGTCACCGCGAGCTCGGCTTCGTAGCCAATCTCGAGGCCGGCCTGGTAGTCCGTCGCATCCGTGAAGCGGATTTCCGTCGAGGTCTGGCCCGAGCCCTGGCCCACGGTGATGGCCTTGCTGGTCTTGAGACCGCGTCCAAGGAGCTTGTCGGCGAGGGGGCCGAGGGCGTGGCCGGCGGCGTCCACCAGCTCCCCGGCGGGACCCAGATGTGCGAAGCCGCCGGTGTTGATCAGCGCGTCGGCGCTGGCTTCGTTGGGATAGCTGTCGATGTTTCCCACGGTGTGCAAGAAGACGCTGTCGTCGATCAGCGGGCTGCCCGGCACCACGCTGCGGTTGTAGAAGCCGCGCTCCACCTGCAAGGTGATGGGCGTGCGCGGCAGGTTGACCACGACGTGCTGGCCGACCTTGCTGGGATCCGGATGTGAGACCACCGTGTACTCGTACTGGTCCACCGGCAGCGTGGTGAAGATCACCGTGTCTTCCAGCGGGCCCGTCGTGTACTCCACGGTTTCGTCGAGGGCGTAGCTCTTGCCCGCGGAGAAGCTGGCGCTGGTGGTCAGCGTCTCCTTGCCTTCCACGCCGATCTCGGTGAGCGGGATCTTGGTCTCGAAGGACACGAAGGTGCTCGCCGTCACCGTCACGGAAGCCTCGCCGCCACCGGTGGTTCCCTGAGTCTGACCATAGGCCGTGGTGCAGGCCGCGGTGTTCTGGCCGATGCCGTCCATGCACGGTGCCGCGGCGAGGGCGGCGATCACCACGGGCTCGGTGAACACGAACTTGTACTCGGGGGCGCTGTACTTCAGCACCACGCCGTCGGTGTCCACGTTGGCGGGCACGATCAACGGAAACACGCGACTTTGAAAATTGTACTTCTTGGTGTCGATGCGGGTCATCTCCTGGAACGTGGCCGACTCCGCCGTGGGTCCCGACAGGCCCCACACCACCACCTCCGAGCGATGCTGCGCAAACACGATGATCTCGTCGCGGCCGTCGCCGTTGATGTCCGCGGTCTCCATGGCCGTGGAGTCCGGCGCGAGGATGCCGCCACCGAGACCATCGGGGCCGGCCAGGACCTCGGGATCCAAGGCGTACAGCTCCTTGAACGCACCCGCGCGAAAGTCGTCGAACACCCGCAGGTTCGCCTGGATCTCCGCGACGCCGTCGCCATCCACGTCCAAGGTGTTCACGAACACGTGGCGCGTGAGCAGCTTGGAGGTGACCTCGCTGCAGCCGCTCTTGTCCACGTACTGGATCTCGGCTGCGCTCTGCCCGATCACGGCCAGGGGCTCGGGCGCGTCGCCCGCGTCGTCGAGCGCCAAGTACAGCTGCCGGGTGGGCACGCAAGATTGCTCGAGGAGCTTCTCCACACCGCCGAACACGATCTCGCCCTTGCCGTCGGCGTCGATGTCGCCAATGGCAACGTCCGCCACCTCCGCCTGATAGCTGCCACCGTCCACCACGTTGATGGACGCGTTCTTCTTCAGCTCCGTGAAGCCGGCTTTCCCGTCGTCGATCACCCAGTAGCTGGAGATGCCCGAGCGCGCCGGCAAGTCCATTTGATTGAAGACCACGACCAGCTCGTCGCCCAGGTCGCGATCGATGTTTCCCGCCGCCAGCTCGAGAGACAGCGTGCCCGTCGGCAGCGTCTTTTCGAAGGTCTTCTCGCTGCCGTCGACCGCGGAAAAGGATCCGTCCTGCGCCGGACGCAGCACCACGACGGAAGCGCCGTCTGCGGTGGAGATGCCCAGGGCGATCTCGTCCTTGCCGTCACCGTCGAAGTCGCCGCGCACCGCCGCGATGTCCTCCGCGCCCGGCGCCGTGGCCACCTTCTTGGGCGCGCCGCCGTCCGGCGACGTCGCGAAGATCACGCCTTCGTTCGACGGGTTCTCGTGGTCGAGATACAGCACCACGATCTCGTCCTTGCCGTCGCCGTCCGCGTCCAGGGCAACGGCCGTGCGGCTGCTCTGGGCGCCCGTTCCCCCGTTGCTGGATGGCGTCGTGTACGTGTCGCCCTCCCAGATCGCGCCCGGCGCCGTCGTGCTCAGAACGCCGGGTCCTACGGCGCCCGTGTCGTCGTTGCTCAGCTCCAATAGCGCCGCGCGGTTGTCCATCACTTCGGCAGTGCCAACGGGGTTCTTCGGCGCGAGCTGCATGCCGGCCATGAACACCTCCTGGCTCACCCCCACGGAGCGCGTGGCGCCCAACGGTGCGTAGGTCGTGGGTAGGGGGCTGCCCTTCAAGTCCACGCGGGGATCCTTGGTGAGCTGAACGCCCAAGCACTCGAGAGCCTGCTCCTGGCTGGAGCCACACGCTCCAGCCGCCGCTCCGCTGCCACCGTTACCCCCGTTGCCGCCGCCCCCCTTGCCAGCCTTCGCGCCCTCCGCGCCACAGCCGGTCGCGGCCAAAACCATCGCAATTGCAGAGAAATATCCCAAACGTGTGTTCATGCAGCGTCTCCTTCGAGAGGGAACGCGCAATCCCGACGCGAAAGTGATCACGTGACGTGATGTTTTTGTTGTTGGTGCGGCGCGATGCCCGGCTAGGGCCGATTCGCCAGCACCAGCGCGACCACTCCGATCACGCCGAGCACGACGAGGATCATCAACGGCAGGAGCCAGCGCCGGCGCGTCGGCAACACGAAGCCGAGCTCCGGCAACATTGGCTCTGTCACGTCCTGTCGCGGTGCGTCCATGCGGAGCGTGGGACCGAGGGGCGCGGCAGTCCCCGTGGCGGCGCGAGCCACGCGCGCGGCTTGCACGTGTCCCGGCCCTCCCGCCACTGGCGCCAGCTGCGCCGCGAGCTCGACCACGTCGGGGTAGCGCCGGGCGCGGTCCTTCTGCAGGCACCGCTGGAGGGCGGCGCGCACCTCCGGCGCGACGGAGCTCTCGGAAATGGCAGCCGCATCGTGCTGCATGATGGCCAGGCAGAGATCACCGTCGGAACGCCCGTTGAAGGGACGATGCCCGCAGACCAGCTCGTACAGCACGACCCCCAGGGACCAGATGTCGCTGCGTGCGTCGACCTTCCGCGACGAGCTGAGCTGCTCCGGCGACATGTACGCCAGCGTCCCGATCACGTCGCCGGACTTGGTCAAGGACTCGATCCCGAGGGTTTGCTTGGAAACTCCGAAGTCCAGGAGCTTGAGCTGTGGAACGCCGTCGTCGTCGTTCTCCAAGAACAGGTTGCCGGGCTTCAAGTCGCGGTGCACCAGGCCCGCGCCGTGCACCACGGCCAGCGCCTCGCACGCCTGCAAGATCAAAGACACGGCCTCGGCGCTGGACAGCCGCTTGCGCTGGGCGAGCACGGTCGAGAGATCCACTCCAGCCAGCAGGTCCATGACCATGAAGGGCGTTCCGTCCTCGGCGATGTCGATGTCCCGCACGCGCACGATGTGACGGTTCCGGACGCTGGCGACGGCGCGGGCCTCCTGCAAGAAGCGCTCGCGCAGCTTTGGATTGGCCGCCACGTTGCGCAAGAGCACCTTCATGGCCACGCGCTCCTGCAGCCCGAGGTGCGTGGCCTCGGCGATCACGCCCATCCCGCCCGTATCCAGGATGCGGTCTACCCGATAGCGACCACCGAGCACGTCTCCCACCGCGATGGGCGGCCCCGCGCTCGACTGAAGCAGCTCCTGCGCGGTCGCGCCGAGACCGTGCAGCACGTCCCCCGAGCGCTCGTCCGCGGCAAGCAGCTCCAAGACCTCGCGGCGCAACTCGACGTCGTGGGCGCAGTTGGCCTCCAACACGCGCCGGCGCGCATCGGGGTGCGCGTCCACCACCAAGTCGAAGACGCGCGTGACCTGGGCCCAGCGCTCCGGCGTCACGGCACGAGCTCGCGGCGCAGCCAAGCGGTGGCCACGCGATAGTCGCGGCGCACCGTAGGTACGCTCACGCCGAGGCTATGCGCGATCTCCGCGTCGGTCATGGCTCCAAACGCGCGATAGACGACCACTCGGGCTTGCCGCTCGTTCAATTCGCCGAGCTTGGTCAGGGCCGCATCCAGCGCCATCAGGTCCTCCAGGGACATGGGCTTATCGGCAGCGTGCTCGTCCCCCAGCGTGATCCGTTGCGGATCCAACCCCCGCTTCTCCGCGGCGCGCTTTCGCGCGTGACTGACCAAGATGCGTCGCATCGCCAGGGCGGCCGCCGCCAAGAAGTGAGCGCGGTCGTTGAAGGATGCCCGGTCTTGTCGCACGAGGTTCAAGAACGCATCGTGGACCAGGGCCGTCGGGCTCAGCGTGTGGCCGGCACGTTCTCCCAACATCTGACGCCGCGCGATCGCATACAGGTGCTCGTACACCCCGGCGAGCAGTGAATCCCGCGCCGCAGCGTCCCCCGCGGCGACACGTTCCAACAGCGCCGTCACGTCTCCGGAGGACATCCGATCCATCATAGCCTTGTCGGTCCGGCGCGATACCCGGCGCGAAGCTCAGAAACGCACGCCCTGCAGCGTCTCGGTGACACCGAAGACCGGATCCTTCACCGGATCTTCCGTCTTGGGTCGCAGCAGGAAATAGCCCCCCACGCTGGCGCCGACGACCACCGCACCCGTCACGGTCCAAAACCACGGGCTCGAGAACATGCTGTCCGCCCGCGGCGGGTCCAGCTCCACCACGTGGCGCGTGGCAGGGCGCAACACCACCTTCGATTCCCGGCTGCCCTCGTCCGAGGTGATGCGCACGGTATAGGTTCCGGGATCCAGGCGCCGTTCGAGCTTGCCATCTGCCTGAGCGATGCCGACCAGCTCCAAGTGGTGCTTGGGTGAGGGCGCAACCAGGACCAGCGTCGCGCGGCGCGCTTCGCGCGACAGCGGCAGGTCGATCACGATCGCCTCGGCTTTCCCCGGCGCCAGGGTCACCCGCCGCTCGACCGTCTCCCGGAGCTTCGCCGACACGGTGACCACGCGCTCTCCGGGGTTGAGATCCAGGGTGAGCTTCTGCCCCGCGCGGACGTCACCCATACGCGCGCCGTCGACCAACACCGACGCGCGCGGCGCGCCCTTCACCGCGATGGCGAGCCGCGCAACGTCGCGCCGCGCTTCGTCCGCGAGACTCTGTACCTGCCCTCGCCGCTCCTTCGGCAGCTCACCGTACTTGCCGCCGAGCAGGGCTTGCAGCACGTCGTGGGCTTCCTTCGGCTGTCCCATGCCGCGCAATGCCACCGCGAGATTGAACGCCGCGGAGGCC is a window of Polyangiaceae bacterium DNA encoding:
- a CDS encoding sigma-70 family RNA polymerase sigma factor translates to MSSGDVTALLERVAAGDAAARDSLLAGVYEHLYAIARRQMLGERAGHTLSPTALVHDAFLNLVRQDRASFNDRAHFLAAAALAMRRILVSHARKRAAEKRGLDPQRITLGDEHAADKPMSLEDLMALDAALTKLGELNERQARVVVYRAFGAMTDAEIAHSLGVSVPTVRRDYRVATAWLRRELVP
- a CDS encoding right-handed parallel beta-helix repeat-containing protein; translated protein: MPVPPPTTAKSQPTPAARRARAPAARRARAPAARRAPAAAARRAPAAAAARRAPAAAARRAPAAAARRAAAAARRSSGGAAGSSGSCAPSNWPTSSTVGIPSTTPALKVIANSLHTKADGEVYDAVDLQARLYVDHKNVTIKRSRLQGDQYYAVYTTIADSHLTIEDSEIVGGVLPTNYFTARRNHIHAPAGGSKNDGFAFAASNVLIEDNLIDGLSGSSGAHLDGIQTMAGSNIVLRHNWIEAVSPPISGGGVNAAIFFSPNKGPISDVTVECNMLIEKDGYYPLRIYSVDGSVVVRHNRWQKGFLGTAPVGLKGQTSISEWTDNAYDDGTPIASP
- a CDS encoding serine/threonine protein kinase, whose translation is MTPERWAQVTRVFDLVVDAHPDARRRVLEANCAHDVELRREVLELLAADERSGDVLHGLGATAQELLQSSAGPPIAVGDVLGGRYRVDRILDTGGMGVIAEATHLGLQERVAMKVLLRNVAANPKLRERFLQEARAVASVRNRHIVRVRDIDIAEDGTPFMVMDLLAGVDLSTVLAQRKRLSSAEAVSLILQACEALAVVHGAGLVHRDLKPGNLFLENDDDGVPQLKLLDFGVSKQTLGIESLTKSGDVIGTLAYMSPEQLSSSRKVDARSDIWSLGVVLYELVCGHRPFNGRSDGDLCLAIMQHDAAAISESSVAPEVRAALQRCLQKDRARRYPDVVELAAQLAPVAGGPGHVQAARVARAATGTAAPLGPTLRMDAPRQDVTEPMLPELGFVLPTRRRWLLPLMILVVLGVIGVVALVLANRP